A window of Pedobacter lusitanus contains these coding sequences:
- the rplA gene encoding 50S ribosomal protein L1: MAKLTKNQQKAHAKLESGKTYSLQDAAALVKEITTTKFDASVDIDIALGVDPRKANQMVRGIATLPHGTGKTVRVLVLCNPDKEEEAKAAGADFVGLDEYVAKIEGGWTDVDIIITTPACMAKVGKLGRVLGPRNLMPNPKSGTVTNEVGKAVTDVKGGKIDFKVDKSGIIHASVGKVSFPAEKIYENALEVLQVISKLKPSAAKGTYFKSIHVSSTMSPGIAIETKSVAGI; encoded by the coding sequence GTGGCTAAATTAACAAAAAATCAACAAAAGGCACATGCTAAACTAGAATCTGGTAAAACGTATTCTTTACAGGATGCGGCTGCTTTGGTAAAAGAAATCACTACTACTAAATTTGATGCTTCGGTTGATATCGACATCGCTTTAGGTGTTGATCCGCGTAAAGCGAATCAAATGGTACGTGGTATCGCTACTTTACCACACGGTACAGGTAAAACTGTACGTGTATTAGTTCTTTGTAATCCTGATAAGGAAGAAGAGGCTAAAGCAGCAGGTGCAGATTTCGTAGGTTTAGACGAATATGTTGCCAAGATTGAAGGTGGATGGACTGATGTTGACATTATTATCACTACTCCTGCTTGTATGGCAAAAGTAGGTAAACTGGGCCGCGTTTTAGGTCCACGTAACCTTATGCCAAACCCAAAATCAGGTACTGTAACTAACGAAGTTGGTAAAGCAGTTACTGATGTAAAAGGCGGTAAAATTGATTTTAAAGTTGACAAAAGTGGTATCATTCACGCTTCGGTAGGAAAAGTATCATTCCCAGCAGAAAAAATATATGAAAATGCATTAGAAGTTCTTCAAGTAATTTCTAAGCTGAAACCATCTGCTGCTAAAGGAACTTATTTTAAGAGCATTCATGTTTCTTCTACAATGAGTCCTGGAATCGCAATCGAAACTAAATCAGTAGCAGGGATCTAA
- the rplK gene encoding 50S ribosomal protein L11 gives MAKEVSALVKLQIKGGAANPSPPVGPALGAKGVNIMEFCKQFNARTQDKPGKVLPVVITVYADKSFEFIIKTPPVAIQLKDATKLASGSAEPNRKKVGSVTWDQVKSIAEDKMTDLNAFTIESAMSMVAGTARSMGITVSGDAPWTN, from the coding sequence ATGGCAAAAGAAGTCAGTGCGCTTGTTAAATTACAAATCAAAGGAGGAGCTGCAAATCCATCGCCACCAGTAGGACCTGCATTAGGTGCTAAAGGTGTTAACATCATGGAATTTTGCAAGCAATTTAATGCTCGTACCCAAGATAAGCCTGGTAAAGTATTACCTGTTGTAATTACTGTTTATGCTGACAAGTCTTTCGAATTTATCATCAAAACCCCGCCGGTTGCTATCCAGTTAAAGGATGCTACTAAATTAGCGAGTGGTTCTGCTGAGCCCAACCGTAAGAAAGTTGGTTCGGTGACTTGGGATCAGGTTAAGTCAATTGCTGAAGATAAAATGACTGATTTAAATGCATTCACTATCGAGTCGGCAATGAGTATGGTTGCCGGTACAGCACGCAGTATGGGAATCACCGTTAGCGGCGATGCACCCTGGACAAATTAA
- the nusG gene encoding transcription termination/antitermination protein NusG, whose amino-acid sequence MNDQLKWYVVRAVSGKEKKVKQYIDSEISRLGFSHLVPQVLIPMEKYYQMKEGKKIAKERNFYPGYVLIEATLDGELEHIIKNVNSVIGFLGDKGGNPVPMRQAEVNRILGKVDEMSQQGETMNVAYYVGENVKVMDGPFNGFTGVIEEVNEEKKKLKVMVKIFGRKTPLELNYMQVEKE is encoded by the coding sequence ATGAACGATCAGCTAAAATGGTATGTAGTTAGGGCGGTAAGCGGAAAAGAGAAGAAGGTGAAACAATACATCGATTCAGAGATCAGTCGTTTAGGTTTTTCTCATCTTGTTCCGCAGGTATTGATCCCTATGGAAAAATACTACCAGATGAAAGAAGGAAAGAAGATTGCAAAAGAACGCAACTTTTATCCTGGTTATGTTTTGATTGAAGCAACTTTGGACGGAGAGTTAGAACACATTATTAAAAATGTGAACAGCGTTATCGGTTTCTTAGGGGATAAAGGTGGAAATCCTGTTCCTATGCGTCAGGCAGAAGTTAACCGCATACTGGGTAAAGTAGATGAAATGAGTCAGCAGGGTGAGACCATGAATGTGGCTTACTATGTTGGTGAGAACGTCAAAGTAATGGACGGTCCTTTCAATGGCTTTACAGGTGTGATTGAAGAGGTTAACGAAGAGAAGAAAAAACTAAAAGTAATGGTTAAGATTTTCGGAAGGAAAACTCCTCTGGAACTTAACTATATGCAAGTAGAAAAAGAGTAG
- the secE gene encoding preprotein translocase subunit SecE encodes MASIVQFIKESYEEMTQKVTWPTWGELQSSAVLVLVASFIIAVVIFAMDKGSTFILDTFYKSLSN; translated from the coding sequence ATGGCTAGCATAGTTCAATTTATTAAAGAATCGTATGAGGAAATGACCCAGAAGGTTACCTGGCCTACATGGGGAGAACTGCAAAGTTCTGCAGTGCTGGTTTTGGTGGCTTCATTTATTATTGCAGTAGTTATTTTTGCAATGGATAAGGGGTCTACTTTTATTTTAGATACTTTTTATAAATCACTTTCTAATTAA
- the tuf gene encoding elongation factor Tu encodes MAKEKFDRSKPHLNIGTIGHVDHGKTTLTAAITKVLSDAGLSEARSFDSIDSAPEEKERGITINTAHVEYSTANRHYAHVDCPGHADYVKNMVTGAAQMDGAIIVVAATDGPMPQTREHILLARQVGVPSLVVFMNKVDMVDDPELLELVEMEVRELLSFYDFPGDDIPVIQGSALGGLNGDAKWVAKIMELMDAVDSYIPIPPRLTDLPFLMPVEDVFSITGRGTVATGRIERGVINSGDPVEILGMGAENLKSTVTGVEMFRKILDYGEAGDNVGLLLRGIEKTDIRRGMVICKPGSVTPHTDFKAEIYVLSKAEGGRHTPFFNKYRPQFYFRTTDVTGEITLQEGTEMVMPGDNVTINVKLINAIAMEKGLRFAIREGGRTVGAGQVTEIVK; translated from the coding sequence ATGGCAAAAGAAAAGTTTGACCGCAGCAAGCCGCACTTAAACATCGGCACTATCGGTCACGTTGACCACGGTAAAACAACCTTAACAGCAGCTATCACTAAAGTGTTATCTGATGCTGGTTTATCTGAGGCGCGTTCATTTGATTCGATTGACTCTGCTCCAGAGGAAAAAGAAAGAGGTATCACTATTAACACTGCACACGTTGAGTATTCAACAGCTAACCGTCACTATGCACACGTTGACTGTCCAGGTCACGCGGATTACGTGAAAAACATGGTTACAGGTGCGGCGCAAATGGATGGTGCTATTATCGTTGTAGCGGCTACAGATGGTCCTATGCCACAAACTCGTGAGCACATTCTATTGGCTCGTCAGGTAGGTGTACCTTCATTGGTGGTTTTCATGAACAAAGTGGATATGGTTGACGATCCTGAATTACTAGAATTAGTAGAGATGGAAGTTCGTGAATTATTATCTTTCTATGATTTCCCAGGTGATGATATCCCAGTTATTCAAGGTTCTGCTTTGGGTGGATTAAACGGTGATGCTAAATGGGTTGCTAAAATCATGGAATTAATGGATGCTGTTGATAGCTACATTCCAATTCCTCCACGTTTAACTGACCTTCCATTCTTAATGCCTGTTGAAGATGTATTCTCGATCACTGGTCGTGGTACTGTTGCAACTGGTCGTATTGAGCGTGGTGTAATCAACTCTGGAGATCCAGTTGAGATCTTAGGTATGGGTGCAGAAAATCTTAAATCAACTGTAACAGGTGTTGAGATGTTCCGTAAGATCCTTGATTATGGTGAAGCTGGTGATAACGTAGGTTTATTATTACGTGGTATTGAGAAAACTGATATCCGTCGTGGTATGGTTATCTGTAAACCAGGTTCTGTAACTCCTCACACTGATTTCAAAGCTGAGATCTATGTATTATCAAAAGCTGAAGGTGGACGTCACACTCCATTCTTTAACAAATACCGTCCACAATTCTATTTCCGTACCACAGACGTTACTGGAGAGATCACTCTTCAAGAAGGAACTGAAATGGTTATGCCAGGTGATAACGTTACAATCAATGTTAAATTGATCAACGCAATCGCAATGGAAAAAGGACTTCGTTTCGCTATCCGTGAAGGTGGTAGAACAGTAGGTGCTGGTCAGGTAACTGAAATTGTAAAATAA
- the hpf gene encoding ribosome hibernation-promoting factor, HPF/YfiA family yields the protein MKITVQSIHFNADHKLLDFIQKKVDKLEQFHDQIISGEVYLKLENVDDEANKISEIKLMVPGGILFAKEQCKSFEEATDLSIESLKKQITKHKEKNRIKVSELKAVLNADEVSDY from the coding sequence ATGAAAATTACAGTTCAATCAATCCATTTCAATGCAGATCACAAATTATTAGACTTTATTCAAAAGAAAGTTGATAAGCTGGAGCAGTTCCACGACCAGATCATAAGTGGGGAAGTTTATTTAAAATTAGAGAACGTAGACGATGAGGCTAACAAAATAAGTGAAATAAAACTGATGGTTCCAGGCGGAATATTGTTCGCAAAGGAACAATGCAAGTCTTTCGAAGAAGCGACGGATTTGTCAATTGAGTCACTAAAAAAGCAAATCACAAAACATAAAGAAAAAAATAGAATAAAAGTTTCTGAGCTTAAGGCGGTATTAAACGCTGATGAAGTATCTGATTATTAG
- a CDS encoding tyrosine-type recombinase/integrase has product MSVESYLNYLQHEKRYSPHTVTAYRTDLEQFDEFIKQTYEMKPEEAKYVHIRDYIVHLMEDEVGANSIGRKLSSLRGFYKYLYRRKIILTSPMSLIRAPKTPERLPVFIDEDKLDHLLDSGEYFDTTFPSVRDKMVIEMLFGTGMRLAELLGLKETDIDFYQESVKVLGKRKKERIIPVTKQLIIQLKEYIELKSLQKFNNKTEDLFVTNKGTAVYPVFIYKIVKSYLTYISTQDKKSPHVLRHSYATSLLNRGADLNAIKELLGHASLAATQVYTHNSIERLKTIYKQAHPKA; this is encoded by the coding sequence ATGTCTGTAGAATCCTACCTAAACTATCTTCAGCACGAGAAGCGCTATTCTCCGCATACTGTAACCGCCTACCGGACGGATCTGGAGCAGTTTGATGAATTTATTAAACAAACTTATGAGATGAAGCCTGAAGAGGCTAAATACGTACATATCAGAGATTATATCGTGCATCTGATGGAAGATGAAGTTGGTGCTAACTCAATTGGAAGAAAATTATCGAGTCTGCGTGGGTTCTATAAATACCTTTATCGCCGGAAAATTATTCTGACCAGTCCAATGTCTTTGATCAGGGCACCTAAAACACCTGAACGGTTACCGGTGTTTATAGATGAAGATAAACTGGATCATTTACTGGACTCGGGGGAATACTTCGATACAACTTTTCCTTCGGTACGTGATAAAATGGTTATTGAAATGCTCTTCGGTACAGGTATGCGTTTGGCTGAACTGCTCGGATTGAAAGAAACAGATATAGATTTTTATCAGGAATCTGTAAAGGTTTTGGGGAAAAGAAAAAAAGAAAGAATTATTCCTGTCACCAAACAGCTTATTATTCAGCTTAAAGAGTATATTGAGTTGAAATCGTTACAGAAATTTAATAACAAAACGGAGGACTTATTCGTTACTAATAAAGGAACAGCAGTTTACCCGGTCTTTATATATAAGATTGTAAAAAGTTATTTGACATATATATCTACACAAGATAAGAAAAGCCCCCATGTACTGCGTCATTCATACGCAACCAGCCTGCTGAACAGGGGAGCTGATTTAAATGCGATCAAGGAGTTGCTTGGGCACGCCAGTCTGGCAGCAACCCAGGTTTATACGCACAATTCTATAGAAAGATTAAAAACAATATATAAACAGGCCCATCCAAAGGCATAA
- the rpsU gene encoding 30S ribosomal protein S21: protein MIIINIKDGESLDKALKRFKKKFEKTGVLRELRSRQAYEKKSVARRTLVKHAIYKENMHLEGKI, encoded by the coding sequence ATGATCATAATTAATATTAAAGACGGCGAATCACTTGATAAAGCCCTTAAACGTTTCAAAAAGAAATTTGAAAAAACTGGTGTATTGAGAGAACTACGTAGCCGTCAGGCATACGAGAAAAAATCTGTAGCTCGTCGTACATTAGTTAAGCACGCGATTTATAAAGAAAATATGCACCTTGAAGGAAAGATCTAA
- a CDS encoding acyl-CoA dehydrogenase family protein, which translates to MQDTLAQNTGFNFSTSENQLMIRSMVKDFAEKNIRPHVMEWDEAQTFPVEVFKKLGELGMMGVLVPEVYGGSGFGYQEYVDVIVEVAKVCGSVGLSLAAHNSLCTGHILAFGTEEQKHKWLPKLATAEWIGAWGLTEANTGSDALRMMTTATLDGDHYVLNGAKNWITHGKSGDIAVVMVRTGEKGDSKGISAIVVERGTPGFSAGKKENKLGMRASETTEMIFDNCRVPVANLLGNVGEGFKQAMKVLDGGRISIAALSLGIAKGAYEAALAYAQERHQFGQPISSFQAISFKLADMATEIEAAELLIRQSADLKNRGQKMTKESAMAKYFASEVAVRAATEAVQIFGGYGYTKDFPVEKFYRDSKLCTIGEGTSEIQKIVIAREILNK; encoded by the coding sequence ATGCAAGACACGTTAGCACAAAATACAGGTTTCAATTTCAGTACTTCAGAAAATCAACTGATGATCAGAAGTATGGTTAAAGATTTTGCGGAGAAGAATATCCGTCCTCATGTAATGGAATGGGACGAGGCACAAACTTTTCCTGTTGAGGTTTTTAAGAAATTGGGTGAGCTGGGAATGATGGGAGTATTAGTCCCTGAGGTTTATGGTGGTTCGGGATTCGGCTATCAGGAATATGTAGATGTAATTGTAGAAGTAGCTAAGGTCTGCGGATCTGTTGGTTTATCTCTGGCTGCACATAATTCTTTATGTACAGGACATATTCTTGCTTTTGGAACGGAAGAGCAAAAACATAAATGGCTGCCTAAACTGGCAACTGCAGAATGGATCGGGGCATGGGGATTAACTGAGGCTAATACCGGTTCTGATGCATTAAGAATGATGACTACAGCTACTTTAGATGGTGATCATTATGTGTTAAACGGTGCGAAAAACTGGATTACTCATGGTAAATCTGGTGATATCGCTGTAGTTATGGTACGTACTGGTGAAAAAGGAGACTCCAAAGGAATTTCAGCTATTGTAGTTGAACGTGGAACTCCGGGTTTTTCAGCAGGTAAAAAAGAGAATAAACTGGGGATGCGTGCATCTGAGACTACAGAAATGATATTTGATAACTGCCGTGTACCGGTTGCCAATTTACTGGGTAATGTCGGTGAAGGTTTTAAGCAGGCGATGAAAGTGCTGGATGGCGGTAGAATTTCTATTGCTGCGCTGTCACTGGGGATTGCGAAAGGAGCTTATGAAGCTGCACTTGCCTATGCTCAGGAAAGACATCAGTTTGGTCAGCCTATATCAAGCTTCCAGGCCATTAGTTTTAAGCTGGCCGATATGGCTACTGAAATTGAGGCTGCTGAGTTATTGATCAGACAGTCTGCAGATTTAAAGAATCGTGGACAAAAAATGACTAAAGAATCGGCAATGGCTAAATACTTTGCGTCAGAGGTTGCAGTAAGAGCAGCAACAGAGGCTGTACAGATTTTTGGCGGTTATGGTTATACAAAAGACTTCCCAGTAGAGAAGTTTTACCGTGACAGTAAATTATGTACAATAGGAGAGGGAACTTCCGAAATCCAGAAAATTGTAATTGCCAGAGAAATATTAAATAAATAA
- a CDS encoding adenine phosphoribosyltransferase produces MIEKKIKQIVRDVNDFPKAGIVFKDITPILKDAVLCGEITTALAMQLSAVKIDVVAGIESRGFLFGMALANLLNVPFVPIRKAGKLPYKTIQQSYDLEYGSATLEMHEDAILPGQHVLIHDDLLATGGTVVAASKLIEKLDAVVAGYSFIIALDFLNGKDRLKPFSANNFALASY; encoded by the coding sequence ATGATTGAGAAAAAAATAAAACAGATTGTACGCGATGTGAACGATTTTCCAAAAGCTGGTATCGTTTTTAAGGATATTACTCCGATTTTAAAAGATGCGGTTTTGTGCGGTGAGATTACAACTGCGCTTGCCATGCAGCTTTCAGCAGTTAAGATCGATGTGGTAGCAGGTATTGAAAGCAGGGGGTTTTTGTTTGGAATGGCATTGGCTAATTTATTGAATGTCCCTTTTGTACCTATCCGCAAAGCTGGAAAATTACCTTATAAAACTATACAGCAATCTTATGACCTGGAGTATGGAAGTGCTACACTGGAAATGCATGAAGATGCAATTCTGCCAGGACAGCATGTACTGATCCATGATGATTTACTGGCTACCGGAGGTACAGTTGTTGCAGCTTCTAAATTAATTGAAAAGCTGGATGCTGTTGTTGCAGGGTATTCATTCATTATAGCACTCGATTTCTTAAATGGAAAAGATAGGCTAAAACCCTTTTCTGCGAATAATTTCGCCCTTGCTTCTTATTAG
- a CDS encoding ComEA family DNA-binding protein, protein MRKWLITYFNFSKREYNGLLVMIVLIGIIRIMPLVYSFFVEEKWDIQAEASAINQLTLMRTDRVTAKRAKYPVAPSRITSLFNFDPNRIGADEWQLLGLSAKQAAVILRYREKGGRYFKKEDLKKMYVISPEMYERLIPYIDIPQTSEKESYRYPVNSHPAKQKTVSVFLNTADTLQLMELKGVGPAFARRIFNYRQRLGGFYKKEQLLEVYGLDSLKYNEIKDQLILDDQALTRINLNTALFDDLKNHPYLKYKQVNAIIQFRKQHGNYGNIADLKKVAILSAETIEKLAPYISF, encoded by the coding sequence ATGAGGAAGTGGCTGATTACTTATTTTAATTTTTCTAAACGGGAATATAATGGATTACTGGTTATGATTGTACTGATAGGGATCATCAGGATTATGCCTTTGGTCTATAGTTTTTTTGTTGAAGAAAAATGGGATATTCAGGCAGAAGCATCAGCCATTAATCAGTTAACGCTAATGAGAACTGACCGGGTTACCGCAAAAAGGGCTAAATATCCGGTTGCGCCATCCAGAATAACGAGCCTGTTTAATTTTGATCCCAATCGGATAGGAGCTGATGAATGGCAATTGCTGGGGCTGTCGGCTAAACAGGCTGCTGTAATCTTGAGGTACAGAGAAAAAGGAGGCAGGTATTTCAAAAAGGAGGATTTGAAGAAAATGTATGTAATCAGCCCGGAAATGTATGAAAGACTTATACCTTATATAGATATACCACAAACATCAGAAAAAGAGAGTTACAGGTACCCGGTAAACAGTCATCCTGCAAAGCAGAAAACAGTATCTGTCTTTCTGAATACTGCAGATACCTTACAATTGATGGAGTTAAAAGGTGTGGGGCCGGCTTTTGCCAGGAGAATTTTTAATTACAGGCAGCGTCTTGGAGGCTTTTATAAAAAAGAACAGCTGCTGGAAGTCTATGGACTGGATAGTTTAAAGTATAATGAAATTAAGGATCAGCTGATCCTAGATGACCAGGCACTGACAAGAATTAACCTGAATACAGCATTGTTTGATGATTTGAAAAATCACCCCTATTTAAAGTATAAACAAGTCAATGCGATCATTCAGTTTCGAAAACAACACGGAAATTATGGTAATATTGCAGACTTAAAAAAAGTGGCTATTTTATCTGCTGAAACTATAGAGAAGTTAGCCCCATATATTTCTTTTTAA